A window from Pseudonocardia cypriaca encodes these proteins:
- a CDS encoding Pecanex-like protein 1: MTLLPTACSSAYAADEAPEVVEVGGVAAAEPLADEDDAAADDPAAEEGAAEEGAEPADPVAEAPPPEEGEVAQLRGRDRGRDNDGRGGRGDGRGGRDIGDGRGQEGGQAGGRPGKPDGGVEPPPPPNEGGNEGNNGLDVLGTDCTNSQLEPHTGFEVAPACVSTSFGEVAAEENSPSLLITEAPQTVAVGEDFTIAVSTRNLVRDRFLGAAAGGYYLESSFLNGDGLQRGHFHTACRVLESVAEAPDAEPAPEFFVATQDNGGGAAPDTVEITVPGIDTAGTVQCASWAGDGSHRTPMMQRANQTPAFDAVRITVQ, translated from the coding sequence GTGACCCTGCTACCCACCGCGTGCAGCTCCGCCTACGCGGCCGACGAGGCTCCCGAAGTCGTGGAGGTCGGCGGCGTGGCTGCAGCTGAGCCGCTGGCCGACGAGGACGACGCCGCCGCGGACGACCCCGCCGCGGAGGAAGGCGCCGCTGAGGAAGGCGCCGAGCCGGCCGACCCCGTTGCCGAGGCACCCCCGCCCGAGGAAGGTGAGGTGGCCCAGCTGCGCGGCCGAGACCGCGGCCGGGACAACGACGGCCGGGGCGGCCGGGGCGATGGCCGGGGCGGCCGAGACATCGGCGACGGTCGCGGGCAGGAGGGCGGCCAGGCCGGCGGTCGACCCGGCAAGCCGGACGGCGGCGTGGAGCCGCCTCCGCCCCCCAACGAAGGCGGCAACGAGGGCAACAACGGGCTCGACGTCCTCGGCACGGACTGCACCAACAGCCAGCTGGAACCGCACACCGGGTTCGAGGTTGCACCGGCCTGCGTCTCGACCTCCTTCGGTGAGGTCGCGGCGGAGGAGAACAGCCCCTCGCTGCTCATCACGGAGGCCCCGCAGACCGTGGCCGTCGGCGAGGACTTCACCATCGCGGTGAGCACCCGCAACCTCGTCCGCGACCGCTTCCTCGGCGCTGCCGCGGGTGGCTACTACCTGGAGAGCTCGTTCCTGAACGGTGACGGCCTCCAGCGCGGCCACTTCCACACGGCGTGCCGGGTGCTCGAGAGCGTTGCCGAGGCGCCCGACGCGGAACCGGCTCCGGAGTTCTTCGTCGCCACGCAGGACAACGGCGGCGGTGCGGCCCCGGACACGGTGGAGATCACCGTGCCCGGCATAGACACCGCGGGCACCGTCCAGTGCGCGTCGTGGGCCGGCGACGGTTCCCACCGGACCCCGATGATGCAGCGGGCGAACCAGACTCCGGCATTCGACGCAGTCCGCATCACGGTTCAGTAG
- a CDS encoding Pecanex-like protein 1 produces MSPYSTARRPSSARKIALCAAAVVVTLLPTACGTALADSGDSAQATVEVGGADAAEPVDDEDGTAVEGGADEEGGADEGGGADEEQPGGSDGDDDPAEDGNASEDESPAQNDGDDARDENDPGNGRDEERKAPPADEENKENEENGDDDNDELDVLGTDCTNSRLEPHTGFEVAPACVSTSFGEVPAEDDSPSLLITDAPQTVAVDQEFTISVSTRNLVRDRFLGAAAGGYYRESSFLNDDGIQRGHFHTACRMLESTDEAPDAAPAPEFFLATQDNGGGEAPDTVNITVSGLPAGTAQCAVWAGDGSHRLPMMQRANQTPAFDVVRISVE; encoded by the coding sequence ATGTCCCCGTACAGCACCGCCCGGCGTCCCTCGAGCGCTCGCAAGATCGCGCTCTGCGCTGCAGCCGTCGTGGTGACGCTCCTCCCCACCGCGTGCGGAACCGCACTCGCCGACAGCGGCGACTCCGCCCAGGCCACGGTGGAAGTTGGTGGTGCCGACGCTGCTGAGCCGGTCGACGACGAGGACGGCACCGCCGTGGAGGGCGGAGCCGACGAGGAGGGCGGAGCCGACGAGGGGGGCGGCGCCGACGAGGAGCAGCCCGGCGGCTCCGATGGCGACGATGACCCCGCCGAGGACGGAAACGCCTCGGAGGACGAGTCCCCGGCGCAGAACGACGGGGACGACGCACGCGACGAGAACGACCCGGGGAACGGCCGCGACGAGGAGCGGAAGGCGCCTCCCGCCGACGAGGAGAACAAGGAGAACGAGGAGAACGGGGACGACGACAACGACGAGCTCGACGTCCTCGGCACGGACTGCACCAACAGCAGGCTGGAACCGCACACCGGGTTCGAGGTGGCACCGGCCTGCGTCTCGACCTCCTTCGGCGAGGTCCCGGCGGAGGATGACAGCCCGTCGCTGCTCATCACGGACGCCCCGCAGACCGTGGCCGTCGACCAGGAGTTCACGATCTCGGTGAGCACCCGCAACCTCGTCCGCGACCGCTTCCTCGGCGCCGCCGCAGGCGGCTACTACCGGGAGAGCTCGTTCCTCAACGACGACGGCATCCAGCGCGGCCACTTCCACACGGCCTGCCGCATGCTCGAGAGCACCGATGAGGCGCCCGACGCGGCACCGGCCCCGGAGTTCTTCCTGGCCACCCAGGACAACGGCGGCGGCGAGGCCCCGGACACCGTGAACATCACGGTGAGCGGCCTACCGGCCGGCACCGCCCAGTGCGCGGTGTGGGCCGGCGACGGGTCGCACCGCCTCCCGATGATGCAGCGGGCGAACCAGACCCCGGCCTTCGACGTGGTTCGCATCTCCGTCGAGTAG
- the pyrE gene encoding orotate phosphoribosyltransferase, with translation MSTADTEREQLAALVRELGVVHERVTLSSGAEADYYVDLRRVTLEHRAAPLVGRLLRVLTADWEYSAVGGLTLGADPVADAVLHAAAAERAVAPETPPVDAFVVRKSTKQHGMQRLIEGPDVAGRRVLVVEDTSTTGASVLTAVRAVREAGAEIAGVATVVDRDTGAREAIEAEGVPYRALLGLADIGLA, from the coding sequence ATGAGCACGGCGGACACGGAGCGCGAGCAGCTGGCCGCGCTCGTCCGCGAGCTGGGTGTCGTGCACGAGCGGGTCACGTTGTCCTCCGGCGCGGAGGCCGACTACTACGTGGACCTGCGCCGGGTCACGCTGGAACACCGGGCCGCCCCGCTCGTCGGGCGCCTCCTGCGGGTGCTCACCGCCGACTGGGAGTACTCCGCGGTCGGCGGCCTCACCCTCGGGGCCGACCCCGTGGCGGATGCCGTGCTGCACGCCGCGGCGGCCGAGCGGGCCGTCGCGCCCGAGACGCCGCCGGTGGACGCGTTCGTCGTCCGCAAGTCGACGAAGCAGCACGGGATGCAGCGGCTCATCGAGGGACCGGACGTCGCGGGCCGCCGGGTGCTCGTCGTTGAGGACACCTCTACGACCGGCGCCTCGGTGCTCACCGCCGTCCGCGCGGTGCGGGAGGCCGGGGCCGAGATCGCCGGCGTCGCGACCGTCGTGGATCGCGACACCGGAGCCCGTGAGGCGATCGAGGCCGAAGGTGTGCCCTACCGCGCACTGCTCGGCCTCGCCGACATCGGCCTGGCCTGA
- a CDS encoding SDR family NAD(P)-dependent oxidoreductase, with protein MPTALITGATSGIGAAFAARLARDGRDLVLVARDGDRLEAAAARHRERGVTAEVLVADLSTVEGRERVAARLADQDAPVDLLVNNAGAGQRQPFLKADPAAILGQHDLNVTAVLQLTRAALPGMVQRGRGAVVNVASMLGLVTGSGSTYTAEKAWVTVFTEGLAATLAGTGVRAMVLCPGFVRTEFHERAGMDMGARRGLLWLEAERVVEECLADLARGKVVSVPSPQYKALAVLVDLLPRPVLRRVMAAAERGRGRR; from the coding sequence GTGCCCACCGCATTGATCACCGGCGCGACATCCGGGATCGGCGCCGCGTTCGCGGCGCGGCTCGCCCGGGACGGCCGCGACCTCGTTCTCGTCGCCCGCGACGGCGACCGGCTGGAAGCGGCCGCGGCCCGCCACCGCGAGCGCGGGGTGACCGCCGAGGTGCTGGTGGCCGACCTCAGCACCGTGGAGGGCCGGGAACGGGTCGCGGCGCGGCTGGCCGACCAGGACGCCCCGGTCGACCTGCTGGTCAACAACGCGGGCGCCGGGCAGCGGCAGCCCTTCCTGAAGGCCGACCCGGCCGCCATCCTCGGCCAGCACGACCTCAACGTCACCGCGGTGCTGCAGCTGACGAGGGCCGCCCTGCCCGGGATGGTCCAGCGGGGGCGCGGAGCCGTGGTGAACGTGGCGAGCATGCTCGGCCTGGTCACCGGCAGCGGCTCGACCTACACGGCGGAGAAGGCGTGGGTGACGGTCTTCACCGAGGGCCTCGCCGCCACGCTCGCCGGCACCGGCGTGCGGGCGATGGTGCTGTGCCCCGGGTTCGTGCGCACGGAGTTCCACGAGCGTGCCGGGATGGACATGGGCGCGCGCCGCGGCCTGCTGTGGCTGGAGGCGGAGCGCGTCGTGGAGGAGTGCCTCGCCGACCTGGCGAGGGGGAAGGTGGTGTCCGTGCCGAGCCCGCAGTACAAAGCGCTCGCCGTGCTCGTCGACCTGCTGCCGCGGCCGGTGCTGCGCCGCGTCATGGCGGCGGCCGAGCGGGGCAGGGGGCGGCGATGA
- the clpB gene encoding ATP-dependent chaperone ClpB produces the protein MDFNPTTKTQQAISAAAQAAALAGNPDVGPTHLLGALLAQTDGIAAPLLAAVGADAAAVRSELTQLGNRLPSASGSTVRAPELSREALAAIRSAQQLATEMGDEYVSTEHLLVGLASAPSQVADLLRRHGATPDALREAFSKVRGSSRVTSPDPEGTYQALEKYGVDLTERARKGELDPVIGRDTEIRRVVQVLSRRTKNNPVLIGEPGVGKTAIVEGLAQRIVAGDVPESLRGKRVVALDLGAMVAGAKYRGEFEERLKAVLKEITDSAGEVVTFIDELHTIVGAGATGEGAMDAGNMIKPMLARGELRMVGATTLDEYRQRIEKDPALERRFQQVLVGEPSVEDTVGILRGLKERYEVHHGVRITDAALVAAAALSDRYITARFLPDKAIDLVDEAASRLRMEIDSRPVEIDTVERAVRRLEIEEMALEKESDPASVDRLASLRAELAEQREELSALTARWQNEKHAIESVRELKEQLEGLRGESERAERDGDLGKAAELRYGRIPALEKKLAEATAVTAPDADVMLKEEVGPDDVADVVSAWTGIPAGRLLEGETAKLLRMEDELGRRVVGQAEAVRAVSDAVRRARAGISDENRPTGSFLFLGPTGVGKTELAKALAEFLFDDERAMIRIDMSEYSEKHSVARLVGAPPGYVGYDQGGQLTEAVRRRPYSVVLFDEVEKAHSDVFDTLLQVLDDGRLTDGQGRTVDFRNTILVLTSNLGSQAIADPALDDRGRNDAVMTIVRQHFKPEFLNRLDDVVVFHALSTEELTAIVDIQLDRLRERLAKRRLSLEVTDAGREWLALNGFDPVYGARPLRRLVQSAIGDQLARELLAGEVREGDTVRVDLDPTAEGGTGALIVGRGLPVTMG, from the coding sequence ATGGATTTCAACCCCACCACCAAGACGCAGCAGGCCATCTCGGCCGCGGCGCAGGCGGCGGCCCTCGCCGGCAACCCGGACGTGGGCCCGACGCACCTGCTCGGCGCGCTGCTGGCCCAGACCGACGGTATCGCCGCGCCGCTGCTCGCCGCGGTAGGCGCAGACGCGGCTGCCGTCCGCAGCGAGCTCACGCAGCTCGGCAACCGGCTGCCCTCGGCGTCGGGCTCCACGGTGAGGGCCCCCGAGCTCTCCCGCGAGGCGCTGGCCGCGATCAGGTCGGCCCAGCAGCTCGCCACCGAGATGGGCGACGAGTACGTCTCCACCGAGCACCTGCTGGTCGGACTGGCGTCGGCTCCCAGCCAGGTCGCCGACCTGCTGCGCCGCCACGGCGCCACTCCCGACGCCCTGCGGGAGGCCTTCTCCAAGGTCCGCGGGTCGAGCCGGGTCACCAGTCCCGACCCGGAGGGCACCTACCAGGCCCTGGAGAAGTACGGCGTCGACCTCACCGAGCGCGCGCGCAAGGGCGAGCTCGATCCGGTGATCGGGCGCGACACCGAGATCCGCCGCGTCGTGCAGGTGCTGTCGCGGCGCACCAAGAACAACCCCGTGCTGATCGGCGAGCCCGGCGTCGGCAAGACCGCCATCGTCGAGGGCCTCGCCCAGCGCATCGTGGCGGGCGACGTGCCCGAGTCGCTGCGCGGCAAGCGGGTCGTTGCGCTCGACCTGGGCGCGATGGTCGCGGGCGCGAAGTACCGCGGTGAGTTCGAGGAACGGCTGAAGGCCGTGCTCAAGGAGATCACCGACAGCGCCGGTGAGGTCGTCACGTTCATCGACGAGCTGCACACGATCGTCGGTGCCGGGGCCACCGGCGAGGGTGCGATGGACGCCGGCAACATGATCAAGCCGATGCTCGCCCGCGGCGAGCTGCGGATGGTCGGCGCCACCACGCTCGACGAGTACCGCCAGCGCATCGAGAAGGACCCGGCCCTCGAGCGGCGGTTCCAGCAGGTGCTGGTCGGCGAGCCCTCGGTGGAGGACACCGTCGGCATCCTGCGCGGCCTCAAGGAGCGCTACGAGGTGCACCACGGCGTCCGGATCACCGACGCCGCGCTCGTGGCGGCCGCCGCGCTGTCCGACCGCTACATAACGGCCCGGTTCCTGCCGGACAAGGCGATCGACCTCGTCGACGAGGCCGCGTCCCGGCTCCGGATGGAGATCGACTCCCGGCCCGTCGAGATCGACACGGTGGAGCGCGCCGTGCGCCGGCTGGAGATCGAGGAGATGGCGCTGGAGAAGGAATCGGATCCGGCGTCCGTCGACCGGCTGGCCTCACTGCGCGCGGAGCTGGCCGAGCAGCGCGAGGAGCTGTCCGCGCTCACCGCCCGGTGGCAGAACGAGAAGCACGCCATCGAGTCCGTGCGCGAGCTGAAGGAGCAGCTGGAAGGGCTGCGCGGCGAGTCGGAGCGCGCCGAACGCGACGGTGACCTGGGCAAGGCCGCCGAGCTGCGCTACGGCCGCATCCCGGCGCTGGAGAAGAAGCTGGCCGAGGCCACGGCCGTCACCGCCCCCGACGCCGACGTGATGCTCAAGGAGGAGGTCGGCCCGGACGACGTCGCCGACGTCGTGTCCGCATGGACCGGCATCCCGGCAGGTCGGCTGCTCGAGGGCGAGACCGCGAAGCTGCTGCGCATGGAGGACGAGCTCGGCAGGCGCGTGGTCGGCCAGGCGGAGGCCGTGCGTGCGGTGTCCGACGCGGTGCGGCGCGCCCGCGCCGGGATCTCCGACGAGAACCGGCCGACCGGGTCGTTCCTGTTCCTCGGTCCCACCGGTGTCGGCAAGACCGAGCTGGCCAAGGCCCTCGCCGAGTTCCTGTTCGACGACGAGCGGGCGATGATCCGCATCGACATGAGCGAGTACTCCGAGAAGCACTCGGTGGCCCGCCTCGTCGGTGCCCCGCCCGGCTACGTCGGCTACGACCAGGGCGGCCAGCTCACCGAGGCCGTGCGCAGGCGCCCGTACTCGGTGGTGCTGTTCGACGAGGTCGAGAAGGCGCACTCGGACGTGTTCGACACGCTGCTGCAGGTGCTCGACGACGGCAGGCTCACCGACGGGCAGGGGCGCACGGTCGACTTCCGCAACACGATCCTCGTGCTCACCTCGAACCTGGGCTCGCAGGCCATCGCCGACCCGGCGCTCGACGACCGGGGCCGCAACGACGCCGTGATGACGATCGTCCGGCAGCACTTCAAGCCCGAGTTCCTGAACCGGCTCGACGACGTCGTGGTGTTCCACGCGCTGTCCACCGAGGAGCTCACCGCGATCGTCGACATCCAGCTCGACCGGCTGCGCGAGCGGCTGGCGAAGCGCAGGCTCAGCCTGGAGGTCACCGACGCGGGGCGGGAGTGGCTCGCGCTCAACGGGTTCGACCCGGTCTACGGGGCGCGGCCGCTGCGCAGGCTGGTCCAGTCCGCGATCGGCGACCAGCTGGCCAGGGAGCTGCTGGCCGGGGAGGTCCGCGAGGGCGACACCGTGCGGGTCGACCTCGACCCCACCGCAGAGGGCGGCACCGGTGCGCTGATCGTCGGCAGGGGACTGCCCGTCACCATGGGCTGA
- a CDS encoding ATP-binding protein produces MPDDVLLTSLLAAVDAAPDDVPLRLHVAGLLAERGRPAEALQHCSQAIARDPGNADALALLQRLTTAIAPPATPTAPPTPRPEPQRLDGFDWAQAEDEVADIAEPVPAEDDAPSPVVEDIEQPGIRLADVGGMQQVKERLELSFLGPMRNPQLAKAFGKSLSGGLLLYGPPGCGKTFIARAVAGELGASFFSVGISDVLDMYTGQSERNLARIFAEARRRAPCVLFFDELDALGQKRSHLAHSSSMRNTVNQLLAEMDSVAADNDGVFVLGATNHPWDIDSALRRPGRFDRVVLVLPPDAPARAAILRYHLRDRPVAEVNLDRVVKLTEHFSGADLAHVCTTAAERALALSMRDGRLHALTTKDLESAIREIRPSTGPWFATARNVVAFANTDGEYDDLAAYLRKNKRL; encoded by the coding sequence ATGCCTGACGACGTACTCCTCACCAGCCTGCTCGCCGCGGTCGACGCCGCGCCCGACGACGTCCCGCTGCGGCTGCACGTGGCCGGCCTCCTCGCCGAGCGCGGGCGGCCCGCCGAGGCACTGCAGCACTGCAGCCAGGCGATCGCCCGCGACCCGGGCAACGCCGATGCGCTCGCGCTGCTGCAACGGCTCACGACCGCGATCGCCCCTCCGGCCACCCCGACCGCTCCGCCCACTCCCCGGCCCGAGCCGCAACGGCTGGACGGGTTCGACTGGGCCCAGGCCGAGGACGAGGTCGCCGACATCGCGGAGCCGGTCCCCGCCGAGGACGACGCCCCGAGCCCGGTGGTCGAGGACATCGAGCAGCCGGGCATCCGACTGGCGGACGTCGGCGGCATGCAGCAGGTCAAGGAGCGCCTCGAGCTCTCCTTCCTCGGCCCGATGCGCAACCCGCAGCTCGCCAAGGCGTTCGGCAAGAGCCTGAGCGGCGGCCTCCTGCTGTACGGCCCGCCGGGATGCGGCAAGACGTTCATCGCGCGGGCGGTTGCGGGTGAGCTCGGGGCGAGCTTCTTCAGCGTCGGGATCTCCGACGTCCTCGACATGTACACCGGGCAGAGCGAGCGCAACCTCGCCCGGATCTTCGCCGAGGCCCGCCGTCGCGCCCCCTGCGTGCTGTTCTTCGACGAGCTGGACGCTCTCGGCCAGAAGCGCTCGCACCTCGCGCACTCCAGCAGCATGCGCAACACCGTCAACCAGCTGCTCGCCGAGATGGACTCGGTCGCCGCCGACAACGACGGCGTGTTCGTGCTCGGCGCCACCAACCACCCGTGGGACATCGACAGCGCGCTCCGCAGGCCCGGCCGGTTCGACCGCGTGGTGCTCGTGCTCCCGCCCGACGCGCCCGCGCGTGCCGCGATCCTGCGCTACCACCTGCGGGACCGCCCGGTGGCGGAGGTGAACCTCGACCGCGTCGTCAAGCTCACGGAGCACTTCTCGGGCGCCGACCTCGCGCACGTCTGCACCACCGCGGCCGAGCGCGCGCTCGCGCTCTCGATGCGGGACGGCCGGCTGCACGCGCTCACGACGAAGGACCTCGAGTCGGCGATCAGGGAGATCCGGCCGAGCACCGGGCCGTGGTTCGCCACCGCCCGCAACGTGGTGGCGTTCGCCAACACCGACGGCGAGTACGACGACCTGGCCGCGTACCTGCGGAAGAACAAGAGGCTGTGA
- a CDS encoding pyridoxamine 5'-phosphate oxidase family protein, whose protein sequence is MAPPTQAVVQTCPPTVHRTVAEPERSVECDPVPGSTGEHALQCAYGTEARARRFYADQVRDRLLPTMVAFVQRMEMVFVASADARGECDASLRAGPPGFIRVLDARTLAYPEYRGNGVHASLGNISENGHIGLLMVDFEEDLIGLHVNGTARIVEAEEFAEAFPQVPPDTENGRRAERWVVVEVEEAYVHCRKHIPRMARVHEKREWGTDDPGRKGGDYFRAKETPRWRPRPHAGRKRFPSTTHLGGGSSRILRPR, encoded by the coding sequence GTGGCTCCCCCAACCCAAGCTGTCGTTCAGACCTGCCCGCCGACCGTCCATCGCACCGTCGCGGAGCCGGAACGGTCCGTCGAGTGCGATCCGGTCCCCGGATCGACGGGTGAGCACGCGCTGCAATGCGCTTACGGCACGGAGGCGCGCGCTCGCCGCTTCTACGCCGACCAGGTCCGTGATCGACTGCTGCCGACCATGGTCGCGTTCGTCCAGCGGATGGAGATGGTGTTCGTGGCCTCGGCGGATGCCCGCGGTGAGTGCGACGCGTCGCTGCGCGCCGGGCCTCCCGGGTTCATCCGCGTTCTCGACGCCCGCACGCTCGCGTACCCGGAGTACCGCGGCAACGGGGTGCACGCGAGCCTCGGCAACATCTCGGAGAACGGCCACATCGGCCTGCTGATGGTCGACTTCGAGGAGGACCTCATCGGGCTGCACGTCAACGGCACCGCCCGGATCGTGGAGGCGGAGGAGTTCGCCGAGGCGTTCCCGCAGGTCCCGCCGGACACGGAGAACGGCAGGCGGGCGGAGCGGTGGGTCGTCGTCGAGGTCGAGGAGGCCTACGTCCACTGCCGCAAGCACATCCCGCGCATGGCGCGCGTGCACGAGAAGCGCGAGTGGGGCACCGACGACCCGGGCCGCAAGGGCGGCGACTACTTCCGGGCCAAGGAGACGCCGCGGTGGCGGCCGCGCCCCCACGCCGGTCGCAAGCGGTTCCCGAGCACCACGCACCTGGGCGGGGGCAGCTCGCGGATCCTGCGGCCCCGTTGA
- a CDS encoding globin domain-containing protein, translating into MTAEQLLTADLHSIGEPRGEEHGRAQLIRDTWAEVEPRVEEMGRLFYATLFRIAPESRDLFPVNMEVQRSRLMRALVHVVQMIDQPDELVPFLEQLGRDHRKFGVVAQHYEAVGEALFTAIGTTAGPSIWTPAVRDAWVDAYAVVSTAMRAAAQAERGPASWLGRVVAHERLGWDLAIITVQPGEPVPYRAGQYVSIETPQRPRLWRYLSPANAPREDGTLEFHVRAVDGGWVSRAIVAHSRIGDTWRIGPPMGRMHVDPASERDLLMVSGGTGIAPIKALLEEIAERPEQPRTQVFVGGRTWDDLYDFTSLRKFSYSNTWLDVIPVVEDDQGTSGAERGTLADVVTRYGAWSDHDVLVCGSPAMIRATVSRMLVAGTPLDRIKYDPFTMD; encoded by the coding sequence ATGACCGCTGAACAGTTGCTCACGGCTGACCTCCACAGCATCGGTGAGCCGCGCGGTGAAGAGCACGGACGGGCACAGCTCATCAGGGACACCTGGGCGGAGGTCGAGCCGAGGGTCGAGGAGATGGGCCGGCTCTTCTACGCCACCCTGTTCCGGATCGCCCCGGAGAGCCGAGACCTGTTCCCGGTGAACATGGAGGTCCAGCGCAGCCGGCTGATGCGCGCGCTCGTCCACGTCGTGCAGATGATCGACCAGCCCGACGAGCTCGTGCCCTTCCTCGAGCAGCTCGGGCGCGACCACCGCAAGTTCGGGGTGGTCGCCCAGCACTACGAGGCGGTCGGCGAGGCATTGTTCACCGCCATCGGCACCACGGCGGGCCCCTCCATCTGGACCCCCGCGGTACGCGACGCCTGGGTCGACGCCTACGCCGTGGTGTCCACCGCCATGCGCGCAGCGGCCCAGGCCGAACGGGGGCCGGCGTCGTGGCTCGGCCGGGTGGTCGCGCACGAACGCCTCGGCTGGGACCTCGCGATCATCACCGTCCAGCCGGGCGAGCCCGTCCCGTACCGCGCAGGCCAGTACGTCAGCATCGAGACCCCGCAGCGCCCGCGGCTGTGGCGTTACCTGTCGCCAGCCAACGCACCGCGCGAGGACGGCACCCTCGAGTTCCACGTCCGCGCCGTCGACGGCGGCTGGGTGAGCCGCGCCATCGTCGCCCACTCCCGCATCGGCGACACCTGGCGCATCGGCCCCCCGATGGGGCGCATGCACGTCGACCCCGCCAGCGAACGCGACCTGCTGATGGTCAGCGGCGGCACCGGCATCGCACCCATCAAGGCCCTGCTCGAGGAGATCGCCGAGCGGCCGGAGCAACCCCGCACCCAGGTGTTCGTCGGGGGTCGCACCTGGGACGACCTCTACGACTTCACCAGCCTCCGCAAGTTCTCCTACAGCAACACCTGGCTGGACGTCATCCCCGTCGTCGAGGACGACCAGGGCACCTCCGGGGCCGAGCGCGGCACCCTCGCCGACGTCGTCACCCGGTACGGGGCGTGGTCCGACCACGATGTACTGGTCTGCGGCTCGCCTGCCATGATCCGGGCCACGGTCTCCCGGATGCTGGTGGCCGGCACGCCGCTCGACCGGATCAAGTACGACCCGTTCACGATGGACTGA